CCGCGCGCCGTCGCGGCCAAGACGGACGACGAGCTCGCGTCGGTGCTCCACGACATGCTTCGCGAGCACCCGCCGTACAAGCAGTCAGCCACCGGACGCGCCGCGGTGTCGAGTGCGCATCCCGTGGCGACGGCGGCCGGTCTCGAGATGTTGGCGAAGGGAGGCAACGTCGTCGACGCCGCGGTCGCGGTCTCGTTCGCGCTCGGCGTCGTCGAGCCTGACGCGAGCGGCCCGGGCGGATACGGACAGATGCTGGTGTTCACGCAAGGACTCGAGCGCCCGCAACTGATCGAGTTCATGTCGCGCGTGCCCGAGGACGCGGGCCTCACCAACACGTCGTTGCTCACGAATGGGCGGTTGCCGGACGGCGGGCCCGTGTTGGCGAACGTGCCGGGGACCGTGGCCGCGATGCATCTCGCCTGGCAGAAGTTCGGCAGCAAGAAGATTCCGTGGGCAGACCTGCTTCAGCCGGCGATCCGCGCCGCGCGCGACGGCTACGTCGTGAGCGAAGGGCTCGCGACGACGCTCGCCACCGAGCGCGAGCAATTTCTCAAATACGACGGCAGCAAGGCGCTGTTCTTCCGCGACGGCGAGCCGCTGCACGCCGGCGACACGCTCAAGAATCCCGACCTCGCCTGGACGCTCGAGCAGATCGCGAAAGGCGGGGCGGATGCGTTCTATCGAGGAGAAGTAGCGGCGAAAATAATCGCCGATCTGCGCGCGCACGGGAATGTCATGAAAGCGAGCGACCTCGCCCGCTACTTCGCGGCCGAGCGCGAGCCGGTGGCCAGCACATACCGCGGATATACGCTCTTCTCGAGCGCGCCTCCGGTCGCCGGCGGTGCCGACCTCGCGGCGAAGTTGAATTCGCTGGAGGTGTTCGGCTCGCTGCAACCGTATCCGGACGACGCGACCTCGCTTCACGCGATGATCGCGGCGTGGCAACTGGTCCCGTCGACGAGGAACCGCATCGCCGATCCGGGACTCTGGTCTACCGACATCGAGCCGTTCACGAACAAGGATACGGCACGCGCTCGGTGGCGCTGCTTCGACCGCGACAAGGCGATCAGCCTCGCGACGCTGCGCGGCGACACACTGCGCTGCGGCGAGGGCGTGAAGACGGCGAGCGTCGAGCTGGCGCGTCCGCCGGAATGCATCGCCCACGGCTACGACGCCAACCAGGCGGCGTCGTGCCGCTCGGCCGGAACGACCGCGTTCGTCGTCGCCGACGGCGCGGGAAACGTCGTCGCGACGACCCAGACGCTCGGCACCTGGGGCGGGAATTTCTATGTGTCGCCGGGATTGGGATTCATCTACAACGACAAGCTGGCGTCGTACGGAACCGAGCCAGGCGCTTACGGCTCGCGCGTGCCGTTCGCGCGACACGGCAGCACGATCGCGCCGACGATCGTGTTCGAGGGGACCGGACGATCGCGACACGCCGTCATGGCCGTCGGCGCGGCTGGCAATGCATGGATCACGTCCGCCGTCTACGAAACGCTGATCGGCATGATGGACGAGCATCTGGGCCCGCAGGCCGCGCTCGAGCTGCCGCGATTCCTCGTCGGTGGCGGCGGGGGAGGCGGAGGGCGCGGGGGCGGCAGAGGCGGAGCGCCCGCGCCAACGCCCGCGGGCGCGACGATTCAGCTCGAGGACGGCTTCTCACCGCAAGTGATGAAGCGACTCGTCGAGCTCGGATATCGAACGCAGCTCGTTTCGCTACCTGGCGAGCTGCGCGAAGGCTACGGTGCCGCGCTGCGCATCGAGGGGGGCCGTGTGACTGCCGGTGCGGATCCTCGCCGCGCGGGCGCCGCGGGCGCGATTCCTTAAGAGAACTCGAAGGGGACGCTAGCGGGGCGGAGGCGGAGGGTTCTTCGAACCGCGGCGCGGCATCCCTGTCGCCGGCGTCTTCGGCATCGTTGCGCCGGGCGCCATTCCGGGCATCGTCGCTCCGCCCTGCGTCGCCGCTTGTGTGGAATCGGGAATGGTCGGCGCGTCGGACAGGTGCTCCTGCACCACGTACCACCGCGACCCACGTTTCTCGAACGCGGCCGTCCACGCGCCGGCGATCACGTGCGGCTGATTCTGCGGCGTGAAATGAGGAATGTGGTATGTCGCGGTCATGATCGCCGCGTTGGGCGCGAGAACGTCCACGACCATCTTGTCCCAGACCCACTGCGGCTGTCGCATGTTGACGCCGACGTTGTCCCAGAACGCCTTGATGCCCATCGCGAGCGTGTCGCGCGACGTGGTCATGTGACCGGCCGAAGCCGACACGATGGGGCCGGCCGGCGGATAGAGGCTCAGCATCCGTTCGACGACATTCGGCTGCGATAAGTCGGATGCCGCCTTGACCTGCCGAGCCAGCGAGTCGGCAATGGAGCGCCGGTCATCGGCCGAAAGAGTCTGAGGGCCGCAGGCGGCGAGCGAAACCGCGAGCCACGCGGCAGCGGAGATTCGGAGCGATCTGGTTGGCATGTGGTGGTGTACCCGGATACGTCCGCGTTGTCTCTTTGCCCGATGACACCAATCCGACGAAAGACACGGTCGCCGAAGGCGCTGGCGAACATATCGGTGCCCGGCGATAGGGGACAGCAGGGCGACCGGTGTCCTCTCTCCCGGACGCGCGCGTCCAGTGGGAGGGACGGCGCACGGAACCAAAGTTTCTGTAATCCCGGTTTACAGGTGGCGCGGCATGTGCCATTGTCACGAATCGGCTAGCGCGCGTTTGACGCGCGAAGTCGTCCCGCCCTGGGGGGCAACGATGCGGAAACTCGTGTCTTTTGCGCTCGGATCGACAGCGATCGTGGCGCTCGCGTGCGGCAAATCAAAGTCGAACGCGACCGCGCTCAACGACGACCTGAAGCGCGACCTGCAGCTGGCAACGCAGTCGCAGGCGATTCAGATCAGCCCGGACGAAATCTCGCCGCGGAGCCATCAGGAGATGGCGCTCAAGCCCAAAAAGGCTCCCGACGGACCGCGGACGATCCGGAGCGAACATCCCACGCGTAAAGCGTCGGTCACGCCGGTCGAGCAGGCTGACGTGAAGGCCGAGTTGCCACCGGCTCAGGTGATGGCGTCGACGGCAACCACGCCCACGCCCGCATCGACGCCGTCGCCGGATGCGCCGCCCCTCGCTCGGCCGTCGCCCCTGCCAGCTCCGACCTATCCGTCGACTGCGCCCATTCCCGAGAACGGTGGAAACGGCGTTGGCGCGGTTCTGGGTGGAATCTTCGGCGCGGTGATTCGTGGCGGTATCGTCGGCGACGACGACCATTGCGATCCGCGGCCTCGGCCGCGCGGTGGCCGCCCGGTCGGTTCACCAGCACTTCCGCCGGGTGCTCTTCCGCCCGGAATAGGCAGACGCGGGTGGTAAGAACTTAAAAGAGTGGACGAAGGGGCCCCGACAGGGGCCCTTTTCATTTTCGGTAAGGTCACGAAAAGGATTGTCGCCTCGAACGCTCAGTTCTGCGTTCTTCCTTTAAAGGGTTGCGTCCGCCGAGGGTGTCTTTCTATCGACCCCGTTTCGATGCTACCGTAGTCCCATGCGGTGTTTCACGCGCCGCGACCGTTTGGCCGCGGCAACGATGCTCGCGCTCGTGCCCGCGATTGGTTTCGCGCAAGGTGATTCCACGCGCGCGACGATGCATGGCCGCGTCATCGACGCTCGCACGACGCGCCCGCTTCCGTCCGTCGTCGTGATCATGACCGCCGGCAGCGACACCATTGGACGCGCGCAGACGGACACGGGCGGAGCGTTTGTGGTCTCGGCACGTACCGCTCCGCGACCCGTCCTTCATTTCGTGCTCGCCGGCTACCGAACCGACTCGCTCGCTACAGACGCGACCGTGGGAGCGAGTCCTCTGCGCGTGGCGATGACGTCGACGTCGTCCGGCACCGTCGCGACGCTCGGACCGACGAAAGTCGTCGCGTCGAACGGGACCACCGACTTCGATCGCCGGGCCGCGAGGCACGTCGGCGGAGTGTTCATCACCGAAGCGGACATCGCGAAGCGCCAGCCCGTTCGCACGTCGGATCTGTTCAAGACCATTCTCGGCGTCTCGGTGCGAGACAGCGGGGGCGTGCTGCAGCTCGTGTCCAACCGAGGGCTCCGCGCATCGCTGTCGGGCACGGCCACGACTCCCGGAACAGGCGGCCGAGGCGTGGCGAACGTCAAGGGCGCGCCTCCAGTAGGGCGCGGCGTTCCCTCGCAGTTCGTCTTCGACGACTCGTCGCGCGGCCCGGCGGTCGATGGACGGAAGTGCGTGCTCCGCGTCGGCCTCGACGGCCAATTGATGGATCCGTCGTTCTCGGTGGACGAAGTTCCGGTGGGATCGATCCGCGGCATCGAAGCGTACGTCGGCACCGCGACCATACCGATCGAGTTCTCGAGCGTGCAACCCGACGCGCCGTGCGGAATCGTGATGATCTGGACGCGCACTCAAGGCCCTCGTGCGCCCTGACCGAGTTGCGCGTCGCCTGATCGCCGCGAGCCTCGCGCTCGCCGGCGCGACACGCGTCCACGCGCAGCGGCTGACCGGCACGGTCACCGATCAAGGCGCGCATGTTCCCGGCGCGGTCGTGATGCTCGTCGGCGCCGACGGCGCGATCGCCGGACGCACGGTCTCGAAAGAAGACGGCAGCTACAGCGTGAGCGCGGCACGCGAGGGCAGCTACATGGTTCGCGTGCTCCGCATCGGATTTCGTCCGACGGTCGCGGGACCAGTCGACCTGCGCGCCGCGACGCCGGCGCGCCGCGACCTGCCTCTGTCGGGACGTGTCCAGGTGCTGCCGTCGGTTCAGGTGGTGGATCGCGGGAAGTGCCAAGTCCACCCGGACACCAGCGGGATTGCGTTTCGACTCTGGGACGAGGCGCGCACGGCGCTCATCGCCACCGTACTCACCGAGTCCGAGCCGCTGGGCGTTCGCCTGACGCACGACGAGCGCACGTTCGACCCAAGCGGCGGCAAGGTGCTCGTGGATTCCGCGTCGACCGCGGACGGAGCGTCGCGCCGGCCGATCGTGACCCTCGCGCCCGACGAGCTGGCGCGATCCGGCTACGCCTCGAACGACGAGCACGGCGGCACGACCTACTGGGGACCCGACGCAAACGTGCTGCTCTCCGAATCCTTCGCCGCGCTGCACTGCATCCGGCCTGAGCTTCCGCCGGCCGACACCGGAGCGTTCGCCGGCGTGCTCGGCGTCGCGTTCGAGCCGTCGGTGAAAGGGGGGGGCGGACACGTGGACGTTCGCGGTGTGCTGTGGATCGATCGACAGAGCGCGGAGCTGCGATCGCTCGATTACACCTACGTGAATGTCACGTCGGTGGTCGAGCGGGCTCACGCGGGCGGACATGTCGAGTTCTTGCGGCTTCCCGACGGGAGCTGGACGATCAGCCGCTGGTGGATTCGATCGCCGATCGTCGAGACGACGATTTTTCGCGAGCCCTCGACCGTACCCGGCGCGCCGCCCGGACAGCGGACGAGTCAGCGCTTGATCGGAATTCACGAATCGCGGGGCGACATCCTCGAGTTGCGCCGCGGCGGCGCCGTGTGGTGGGAACGCGGCCGCGTCAGCGTCGCCGTCCGCGTCACCGATTCGGCCGGCGCCGCCGTTCGCGCGATGGTCTCCCTGAACGACACCGCGCGGAGCTTCGCGACCGCCGAGGACGGCGTCGTTCGGTTCGACCGCGTGCTTCCCGGTCCGGCGCGTCTCATCGTGCACGTCCCGGCGCTGGATTCGCTCGACGCACCTGGCACATTGGCCGGCATCACCATCCCCGATCATCCCTTCGATCCGATCGGCGTGCGGGTGCCGAGCGCGCAGGAAGCGTTCGCGGCGCGGTGCGGCAACGAGGCGCTCGAGTGGAACGAGGGCGCCGTGCGGGGGCGAGTCGCGCTCCAGGATGCCGCTGGCGCGAGCGTCGAGGTTTCGTGGGACATGCCGTACGCGAGATTGGGCGGCGGTCCCCCGGTCGTCGTACACGAGGCGCGCAGCGTGGCAGCCGACGCGCGCGGCGGCTACTTCGTCTGTGGCGTGCCGCGAGGCCTCGCGCTCACGGTTCGCGTTTCGGGAGGGACCGGCGCCGCGCGGGGAGTGGCTTCCGACCAGCCGCGAATCCGCCAGGCCAGGGTGCCGGCCGGCGGATACGTTGTGGTCGTCGACTTCGATCGCTGAAACGGCGCAGCCGCATTCGAACCATTCGCTTTGGCACAATGTCGAACGGAGACGCCCCTTCAGCCGGGGCTCTTCTGGCGCGCGCGTGTTCCCACCCTGTTCCTCTCCGAGGTTTCGATGGACGCTCTGCTTCGCGACATCGGCTACAGCTTCCGGCGACTGCGAAAAAGCCCGGTCTTCACCGCCATCGTGCTCGTCACGCTGGCCCTCGGCATCGGCGCGAACACGGCGATCTTC
This genomic stretch from Gemmatimonadaceae bacterium harbors:
- a CDS encoding gamma-glutamyltransferase — translated: MLFLIFAAALLQGTTPAIDSAGARNPTFSRDGRLAVSVDGDIWIVSKSGAWTRVTSGPAWDREPAWTPDGAAIVFSSDRSGKFDLWRVAVHSEPGAETAPERVTSSMLPDGEPTVLRDGRIVFVRGRLGAARLWVRSTGGAESRLTKDSAIEEWPAASPDGARIAYVSIGAASRKLHVFTVDNGQDSTVLTDPRIEHPTWSPAGDRLAWTAAGPRGAVYVSPLDGRYVNVASARHAESAWNPDGKTVTLVDLPPAEPIAPVGYNGDPDRTGDRHANLLASVGGRMWTIAAPVSPDLQLAEQQGSPALDRAIHNADAFDQLWDRTAALYYSKPDAAPRRAQWESLKTKYRPRAVAAKTDDELASVLHDMLREHPPYKQSATGRAAVSSAHPVATAAGLEMLAKGGNVVDAAVAVSFALGVVEPDASGPGGYGQMLVFTQGLERPQLIEFMSRVPEDAGLTNTSLLTNGRLPDGGPVLANVPGTVAAMHLAWQKFGSKKIPWADLLQPAIRAARDGYVVSEGLATTLATEREQFLKYDGSKALFFRDGEPLHAGDTLKNPDLAWTLEQIAKGGADAFYRGEVAAKIIADLRAHGNVMKASDLARYFAAEREPVASTYRGYTLFSSAPPVAGGADLAAKLNSLEVFGSLQPYPDDATSLHAMIAAWQLVPSTRNRIADPGLWSTDIEPFTNKDTARARWRCFDRDKAISLATLRGDTLRCGEGVKTASVELARPPECIAHGYDANQAASCRSAGTTAFVVADGAGNVVATTQTLGTWGGNFYVSPGLGFIYNDKLASYGTEPGAYGSRVPFARHGSTIAPTIVFEGTGRSRHAVMAVGAAGNAWITSAVYETLIGMMDEHLGPQAALELPRFLVGGGGGGGGRGGGRGGAPAPTPAGATIQLEDGFSPQVMKRLVELGYRTQLVSLPGELREGYGAALRIEGGRVTAGADPRRAGAAGAIP
- a CDS encoding carboxypeptidase-like regulatory domain-containing protein codes for the protein MRPDRVARRLIAASLALAGATRVHAQRLTGTVTDQGAHVPGAVVMLVGADGAIAGRTVSKEDGSYSVSAAREGSYMVRVLRIGFRPTVAGPVDLRAATPARRDLPLSGRVQVLPSVQVVDRGKCQVHPDTSGIAFRLWDEARTALIATVLTESEPLGVRLTHDERTFDPSGGKVLVDSASTADGASRRPIVTLAPDELARSGYASNDEHGGTTYWGPDANVLLSESFAALHCIRPELPPADTGAFAGVLGVAFEPSVKGGGGHVDVRGVLWIDRQSAELRSLDYTYVNVTSVVERAHAGGHVEFLRLPDGSWTISRWWIRSPIVETTIFREPSTVPGAPPGQRTSQRLIGIHESRGDILELRRGGAVWWERGRVSVAVRVTDSAGAAVRAMVSLNDTARSFATAEDGVVRFDRVLPGPARLIVHVPALDSLDAPGTLAGITIPDHPFDPIGVRVPSAQEAFAARCGNEALEWNEGAVRGRVALQDAAGASVEVSWDMPYARLGGGPPVVVHEARSVAADARGGYFVCGVPRGLALTVRVSGGTGAARGVASDQPRIRQARVPAGGYVVVVDFDR